In Sedimentibacter sp. MB31-C6, one genomic interval encodes:
- the trhA gene encoding PAQR family membrane homeostasis protein TrhA: protein MNKDKKEITSALTHLGGAIFGVIGMFMLLSVAIKSNNTMSIIAFIVFGLSMIMLYSTSTIYHFIDKSKKRAKLVMRKLDHIMIFVLISGTYTPICLLVLNKSVGYKLLSVVWTITLIGVFIKIFWISAPRWVSSGLYIGMGWMSILVMMPLVKSMSAGGMFWLVLGGLLYTIGGVIYGLKKPNINKPWFGFHELFHVFVLAGTFCHFIMMYLFIV, encoded by the coding sequence ATGAATAAAGATAAAAAAGAGATAACAAGTGCATTAACCCATCTAGGTGGAGCTATATTTGGCGTTATAGGTATGTTTATGCTATTGAGTGTTGCAATAAAATCTAATAATACAATGAGTATTATAGCTTTTATTGTTTTTGGATTAAGCATGATTATGTTATATTCAACTAGCACAATATATCATTTTATTGATAAGTCTAAGAAAAGAGCAAAACTTGTAATGAGAAAGCTTGATCACATTATGATATTTGTATTAATTTCAGGCACCTATACTCCTATTTGCTTGTTAGTTTTAAATAAAAGTGTAGGATATAAGCTACTTAGTGTTGTATGGACAATTACATTAATAGGAGTATTTATTAAGATATTTTGGATTAGTGCTCCGAGATGGGTAAGTTCAGGTTTGTATATAGGTATGGGATGGATGTCTATTTTAGTTATGATGCCATTAGTCAAAAGTATGTCAGCAGGTGGTATGTTTTGGTTAGTTTTAGGAGGATTATTGTATACTATAGGTGGGGTTATATATGGTCTAAAAAAACCAAATATTAATAAACCTTGGTTTGGGTTCCATGAATTATTTCATGTATTCGTTCTAGCAGGAACATTCTGCCACTTCATAATGATGTATCTATTCATAGTATAA
- a CDS encoding Fe-S-containing hydro-lyase has protein sequence MEKKISTPLTYEKVKELKVGDRVLLSGTIYTARDAAHKRLMGLLDNGENLPINIKDSIIYYVGPSPAKPGKPIGSAGPTTSYRMDSYTPRLLDKGLRGMIGKGSRSKDVVESIKKNEAVYFAAIGGAAALMGKSIKKAEIIAYEDLGSEAIRKLEVVELPVVVAIDSQGNDLYEIGQRNYRQNVNLL, from the coding sequence ATGGAAAAGAAAATATCCACGCCCTTAACATATGAAAAAGTTAAAGAATTAAAAGTAGGAGACAGGGTTTTATTATCAGGCACTATTTATACTGCTAGGGATGCTGCTCATAAAAGATTAATGGGATTATTAGATAATGGAGAAAACTTACCAATAAATATAAAGGATTCTATAATTTATTATGTAGGTCCATCGCCAGCAAAACCAGGTAAGCCTATTGGTTCAGCAGGGCCAACTACAAGTTATAGAATGGATTCATATACTCCAAGGTTGTTAGATAAAGGGTTACGAGGAATGATAGGCAAAGGTTCAAGGTCAAAGGATGTTGTAGAATCAATAAAAAAGAATGAAGCTGTTTATTTTGCTGCAATAGGAGGGGCAGCAGCATTAATGGGAAAATCAATAAAAAAAGCTGAAATAATTGCATATGAGGACTTAGGATCTGAAGCAATTAGGAAATTAGAAGTTGTTGAGCTACCTGTTGTAGTTGCAATAGATTCACAAGGTAATGACCTTTATGAAATAGGGCAAAGGAATTACCGTCAAAATGTTAATTTATTGTAA
- a CDS encoding fumarate hydratase: protein MRNISSINITKAIKELCIEANYYIPEDVITKIEEAKKSEPWSMAKDILDKILTNIEIAKNEDVPVCQDTGMACVFIEIGQDVHIIDGLLEDAINEGVRQGYNEGYLRKSVVEDPLIRVNTKDNTPAIIYYDIVPGDKLKITVAPKGFGSENMSQIKMLKPSDGIEGVKDFVLNVVKEAGPNPCPPTVVGIGIGGTFDKAAYLAKKALIRPLTEQNSEEFYANLENEILEKINNLGIGPQGFGGKTTALKVNIETYPTHIAGLPVAVNINCHVTRHKSILL from the coding sequence ATGAGAAATATAAGTTCTATTAATATAACTAAAGCAATAAAAGAGCTATGTATTGAAGCAAATTATTATATTCCAGAAGATGTAATAACAAAAATAGAAGAAGCAAAAAAATCTGAGCCTTGGTCAATGGCAAAGGATATTTTAGATAAAATATTGACTAATATAGAAATAGCAAAAAATGAAGATGTACCAGTTTGTCAAGATACGGGAATGGCATGTGTATTTATAGAAATAGGACAGGATGTTCATATAATTGATGGGTTATTAGAAGATGCAATAAATGAAGGTGTAAGACAGGGATATAACGAAGGATATCTAAGGAAATCAGTTGTAGAAGATCCATTAATAAGAGTAAATACTAAAGACAATACGCCGGCAATAATATATTATGATATAGTTCCAGGAGATAAACTTAAAATTACAGTTGCCCCAAAAGGGTTCGGTTCGGAAAACATGAGTCAAATTAAGATGTTAAAACCGTCAGATGGAATTGAAGGTGTAAAAGACTTTGTACTAAATGTTGTTAAAGAAGCAGGCCCTAATCCATGTCCTCCAACAGTAGTTGGCATTGGTATAGGAGGAACATTTGATAAAGCAGCTTATTTAGCTAAAAAAGCATTAATAAGACCTTTGACAGAACAAAATTCAGAAGAGTTTTATGCAAATTTAGAAAATGAGATATTAGAAAAGATAAATAATCTAGGTATTGGACCTCAAGGATTTGGAGGAAAAACTACAGCTCTTAAGGTTAATATAGAAACTTATCCAACTCATATAGCTGGTCTACCAGTTGCAGTAAATATTAATTGCCATGTTACTAGGCACAAAAGTATATTACTTTAG
- a CDS encoding redox-sensing transcriptional repressor Rex, whose translation MDKNDRISPAVIRRLPKYYRYLGELKKIGVNKTSSRELSEMTGFSASQIRQDLNNFGGFGQQGFGYDVEKLRTAIGKILGLDKKYRLIIIGAGNIGQAIANYTGFYEADYEVVALFDKNPKLIGLSMRNAVIKDIDGIEEFLGKEKIDIVVICTPKSVCQQIAEQVIKCGIKAIWNFAPKDLKMPEDVYVENVHLNESLFSLTYYYNKLNEEE comes from the coding sequence ATGGACAAAAATGATAGAATATCACCTGCAGTAATAAGAAGATTACCAAAGTATTACAGATATTTAGGTGAATTAAAAAAAATCGGCGTAAACAAAACTTCATCTAGGGAATTAAGTGAGATGACTGGTTTTTCTGCTTCTCAAATACGTCAAGATTTAAATAACTTTGGCGGATTTGGTCAGCAAGGCTTTGGTTATGATGTTGAAAAATTACGAACTGCAATAGGTAAAATATTAGGATTGGATAAAAAGTATAGGCTTATAATTATTGGTGCTGGAAATATTGGTCAAGCAATTGCAAATTATACTGGATTTTATGAAGCTGATTATGAAGTAGTTGCTTTGTTTGATAAGAATCCTAAACTGATAGGTTTATCTATGAGAAATGCTGTTATAAAGGACATAGATGGTATTGAAGAATTTTTAGGTAAAGAAAAAATTGATATAGTTGTAATATGCACACCAAAGAGCGTATGTCAACAAATAGCAGAACAAGTAATAAAGTGTGGGATAAAGGCAATTTGGAACTTCGCACCGAAAGATTTAAAAATGCCAGAAGATGTTTATGTTGAAAATGTTCATTTAAATGAAAGTTTATTTTCACTAACTTATTACTACAATAAATTAAATGAAGAAGAATAA
- the ytvI gene encoding sporulation integral membrane protein YtvI, producing the protein MTYDEKKKFIINVAFAVTVYAVVYFVFVYVIHWVMPFIVGFLIALALRPVTRFINKYFRIKGKNVSMFVVALFYFVIAMILWLFFTFLWSQMAELIRILPSFYFTRIEPLLFELNNWIVENAKTISPDVANTLSNVIMNGLEYLAGGVRNLSIYIVQLATGIISNFPLYLISVIFTIVLSIFISVEYSNITSFFKRQLPDKFNSTFDEARVFLTGTLWKMIKAYVIILFITFIELFIGLSLLNVRYALPIAAIIAILDIMPVLGTGGVIIPWAIIELILKNYSYGIGLFVLYIVVTVVRNTVEPRIIGKQIGLHPIVTITVMYAGLRLFGFIGFILAPVTAILIKYLNDTGKIKLFK; encoded by the coding sequence ATGACCTATGATGAAAAAAAGAAATTTATAATAAATGTAGCCTTTGCTGTAACTGTCTATGCTGTCGTTTATTTTGTATTTGTGTACGTTATACATTGGGTAATGCCTTTTATTGTTGGATTTTTAATTGCCCTTGCACTTAGACCAGTTACTAGGTTTATAAATAAATATTTTCGTATTAAGGGCAAAAATGTTTCTATGTTTGTAGTTGCACTATTTTATTTTGTAATTGCAATGATATTATGGCTTTTTTTTACATTTTTGTGGTCTCAAATGGCAGAATTAATCAGAATCTTGCCTAGTTTTTACTTTACTAGAATAGAGCCATTATTATTTGAACTTAATAACTGGATTGTTGAAAATGCCAAAACAATATCTCCTGATGTTGCAAATACCCTTTCAAATGTAATTATGAATGGATTAGAATACTTGGCAGGAGGAGTAAGAAATTTATCTATATATATAGTTCAATTAGCAACAGGTATTATATCTAATTTTCCTTTATATTTAATATCCGTTATTTTTACAATAGTATTATCGATATTTATTAGTGTAGAATACAGTAATATAACTTCATTTTTTAAACGACAACTACCAGACAAATTTAATTCAACTTTTGATGAAGCTAGAGTCTTTTTAACTGGTACACTGTGGAAAATGATTAAGGCATATGTAATTATATTATTTATTACATTTATAGAATTGTTTATTGGATTATCTTTATTAAATGTCAGATATGCTTTACCTATTGCAGCAATAATTGCAATATTAGACATAATGCCCGTACTAGGCACTGGTGGAGTAATTATTCCTTGGGCAATAATTGAATTGATTTTGAAAAATTATAGCTATGGAATAGGATTATTTGTGTTGTATATAGTTGTTACTGTTGTACGAAATACTGTAGAGCCTAGAATAATTGGAAAACAAATAGGTCTTCATCCAATTGTTACAATAACTGTTATGTATGCTGGCTTAAGATTATTTGGATTTATAGGATTTATATTGGCACCTGTTACTGCCATTTTAATTAAATATTTAAATGATACAGGCAAAATTAAGTTGTTTAAATAA
- a CDS encoding DUF47 domain-containing protein — MARKNVYNYFNEFVKLSDYCCLASKLLDETLVNYNAATLQKKMKEMHEIEHKADAEAHEIMRRLAREFITPIEREDILSLVHEIDDVTDCIEDVLLHMYMYNVKRIRNEALKFSKLIVVCCEELKKTFIEFSNFRKSKNIHNGIVLINKLEEDGDNIYTEAVRHLHMISKDPIEIMSWTEAFNRLEKCCDACEEAVNVVESIIMKNS; from the coding sequence ATGGCGCGTAAAAATGTATATAATTATTTTAATGAATTTGTAAAATTATCTGATTATTGCTGCTTGGCATCAAAATTATTAGATGAAACATTAGTAAATTATAATGCAGCAACTTTACAAAAAAAGATGAAAGAAATGCATGAAATTGAGCATAAGGCAGATGCAGAAGCTCATGAAATTATGCGTAGGTTAGCACGTGAATTTATAACACCAATTGAACGTGAAGATATATTGTCGTTGGTGCATGAAATTGATGATGTAACAGATTGTATTGAAGATGTGTTATTACATATGTATATGTATAATGTAAAAAGAATTAGAAATGAAGCTTTGAAATTCTCTAAGTTAATTGTTGTTTGTTGTGAGGAACTTAAAAAAACTTTTATAGAGTTTAGTAATTTTCGTAAGTCGAAGAATATACATAATGGAATAGTTTTAATTAATAAATTAGAAGAAGATGGTGATAATATTTATACAGAAGCAGTCAGACATTTACATATGATATCTAAAGATCCTATTGAAATTATGTCTTGGACTGAAGCATTTAATAGATTAGAAAAATGTTGTGACGCATGTGAAGAAGCTGTAAATGTTGTTGAAAGCATAATTATGAAAAATTCATAG